In one Echinicola marina genomic region, the following are encoded:
- the trpF gene encoding phosphoribosylanthranilate isomerase, which yields MALKTFVKISTVNNLSDARYCAGMYVNLMGFNLEENNKNFLSPEKFTEMTNWLSGLEYVAEFENTHPDKILETVKNYEGINYIQVAEEHHLQMLLNTSFSIIWNKWAETLDELKELVAKAPGLKENQVTLLLESSNLKLNKETIALIKELSAKCDVLLGFGLEAESIDETIAATQVKGIAMKGGDEIKPGLKDFDELADILESLEIEY from the coding sequence ATGGCGCTTAAGACTTTTGTAAAAATAAGCACTGTCAATAATCTCAGTGATGCACGATATTGTGCGGGAATGTATGTGAATTTAATGGGCTTTAATCTGGAGGAAAATAATAAGAACTTCCTTTCTCCTGAAAAGTTCACAGAAATGACCAATTGGCTTTCTGGCTTGGAATATGTAGCCGAATTTGAAAACACACATCCTGACAAAATCCTGGAGACAGTAAAAAACTATGAAGGAATAAACTATATTCAAGTCGCTGAGGAACATCATCTACAGATGCTTTTAAACACTTCTTTTAGCATAATCTGGAACAAATGGGCTGAAACCTTGGATGAACTAAAAGAATTGGTTGCTAAAGCTCCAGGACTGAAAGAAAATCAGGTGACCTTGCTACTAGAATCATCCAACTTGAAGTTGAATAAAGAAACCATTGCATTGATCAAGGAGTTATCTGCAAAATGTGATGTTTTATTAGGTTTTGGACTTGAAGCAGAAAGCATTGATGAAACCATTGCAGCTACACAAGTAAAAGGAATAGCCATGAAAGGTGGAGATGAAATTAAGCCTGGCTTAAAAGACTTTGATGAATTAGCTGATATATTGGAATCATTGGAAATTGAATACTAA